A segment of the Petroclostridium xylanilyticum genome:
CTTTCAAGGGCCTACTCGCTTTGTGCTACTACCGATATTGCTGAAAAATTAAATCTTGAGGTAGGTTTCCATAAAGCAGTTAAATCCGGGATTATTAAGCTCATTCCCGAAAACTCTAAAAAGAAAACTGCTGCGGAGATTGAAGCCCAGCTTAACCAGCTTATATCCAAATCTATTGCCAGCAATGAGGTTATCGATGTTTTGGATGCTGTTGGGCTTAATAAGCCTAATATTGCTATACTGTCCGACGAGTTCCTGGAGGAAGTGCGCAACATGAAACAGCGCAACCTTGCCGTCGAGCTTCTCAACAGATTGCTTAAAGGCAAGATAAAGACTTTTTCCAGGCGAAATCTCGTTCAGTCCAGGAAGTTCTCGGAGCTTTTAGAGAATGCCATCAGGAAGTACCAGAACCGCACCATTGAAACCACACAGATTATTTTGGAACTTATACAACTTGCCAAAGAAATCAATGAAGCTCATAAACGTGGAGAAAATACCGGTCTTACTGAAGATGAGCTGGCGTTTTACGATGCGCTTGCCGAAAATGAGTCTGCCAAAGAAATTATGGGCGACGATATCCTCAAGCAGATAGCAAGGGATTTGACTGAGGCAATACGTAAAAATCTCAGCATTGATTGGTCTATTCGTGCCAGCGTGCAAGCCAAAATGAAGATGGTTATCAAGAGGCTGCTCAAGCACTACGGTTATCCGCCGGACAAAACCCCTAAGGCTGTAGAAATAGTAATGGAGCAGGCCAAGCTCATGTGCCAAAACGAGAGTGCAGGGGTTAGGTATCAGTACCAGCTTGTTAAAGAAGAATTACCGAAAGTAGCGGAGGAAAGGGAGAATATATGATTATGACGGGTATAAAATACGATATCTAAGAAACCCTCGGCGCTTTTTCCGAGGGGTCAAAAGGATGAACTAAAGGAAGACGGCAAAGAGGGGTTTACTCTGTTTACCGGCCTTCATGAGGGCGGGCATCTATGCTTGCATCTAGGTGTATATGCAGAATACAATGAACAGTTGTCATTTTTCGATATGCCTGAAATAAAGCCCGTAGTATGCTGCAGGAAAGAACATATCGAAAGCTTTAGCAGAAAAAAGAGTTTTCGAACAGCAGAGGAATGGAGAGAGCATTACGCTGATTATTTTGCATCAGTTCGATATTAGGCAGTTGTCGTATAGAATAAACAAAACAAAAACACCCCGTACATCTTTAAAACAAATGATGTTCGGGGTGTTATTTTTTCAGGAAATCTCCTGTCGAATTTAATGGAGCTTCAAGCCTGTAGCCTCTGTTTTTCAATATCTGAAATTTAAAATCCATTAATTCCGGTGGTACATAAAGTTCCCTTGCGGCTCTAAAAAAATTCATTTCCGCATCATTTATCAGTTTAATAACCTCATCATCAGGCAAGAGGACTTTAGCGGCGAAAATGTTTGCTTCCCTTTCCGGCTTTGAAGACATATCATAGCTGATAAGCTCCTGGGCCTGGGGATTCATTATGGCCAAGTATCTGTGGAAGCGGTCATGGCCAATTTCGTGAGCACATACTAATCGTTTGGCAGGACTGTCCAATTTATTGTTAATGCAGATATATCGGCTTCGCCTTGTGTATATGTAAATCCCTTTAAGCTTGCCGAGCGGCCTGTAGAGAACATTAATATTAAGACAATCGGCAATTTCAAAGGGGTTTCTGGTTTTATGCTTTTGAATCAACCTCTCGACTTTTCGTAAAATAAATTCCATACTTTTCACCCCGCAGCTAATCAGTTGGTGTATTTTTGCTGCCTTTATTTTTACGGACACCATACTTTTTGGCTTTTTTCTTTGAGTCAAAGTATATTTCGGTTAATACCTCAAAAAGCGCATCTTTATCTTCATCTGATAATTCTCCGCCGGCAAATAAACATTTTGTAGTTTCAATGAATTTTTTTGCTTCGCTTTTCCCCTCAACTTATCTTCTGCTTTAGCTTTCTCAAGAAATATTTCTTCCTTAGTCATTGTAATGCTTTCACTGTCGTCTGTCAGGAAATCTGAAGATACGTTAAAGAAATCGGCGATTTTATCAATTAGCTCTGCCTCCCGTGGAAATCGCTCACCGTTTTCATAATAGACCAAAGCCCGTCTGGTAATCCCGAGCTGCTCTGCAAAGTCTTTCTGAGAAATGCCTGCCCTTTTACGTAATAATCTAATTTTTTCGCCAAACTGCATTTGATAAAACACCTCATCCTTTACAAGCAGTACATTGTAAAATACAGGTATTCGGAAAAGGAAATTATCGAAATCCGGTATCCTTGATTTCCTCTGTTTTGCTAAGGCCCGCAAACAAAGCAAAACGGAGGGAAGGAAAGATGAAAGAATACAAAATAAGAGTAAAAAGTGAAATTGTTACTGTAAGCAAGGAAATATATACTGCCTATTACAAAATGAGAAGACGTGAAAGGTACATAGAGGAAATCAGCATAAAGAACAATCTTTCTTATGACCAATTAGTCGAGCTGGACTATCCTATCGAGCAGAAAATGTGTGATCCGCAACTTCTTGTAGAAGACGTTATTATTGAAAAAATCATGCTTGAGAAATTAATGCTGGCGCTTGAAGAATTGACAGAGCATGAGCGGTTAATAATTAATGAACTGTTCTTTAATGGCAAAAGCGAAAGAGAGCTGGCAGATATAATGATGCTGCCAAGAACAACTTTGCAGTCTCGCAAAAACAGCGTTATCAGCAAACTTAAAAAAATTATGAAAAAATAAAAATTTATTTCGTCCACCCCTTCATTTTTTCGGCTTAAAAAGTGAAGGGGTATTTTTTATCCCTTATTGCTCTTTGAAAAATTGTCGGCAAAGGCTCGCTTGCGAGCCTTATAGCCGTCCATATCCAACAGCTCAAATACGTTAGCTGTTCAGCCGCTGAAACGGAAAGCGACATTGGTAAACACGCCAAGACAGCCTGCGGGCATTTTTTGCCCGCCAAAACGATGGCATCAAAGGCTATGAGCGATAAATGTTTGACCATAAAACAATCTGTGGTGGATTGTTTCGCCAGGACCTGAACAGCCTACAATGATACTCCTGCATAGTCGAGGTTGAGTCCCAGAGTGCAGCCCGGAGGTTCTCGGGGAGGTGGAATTCCTGTGATGCCTGCTGACCACAGGCAGTTTGAGCTGTTGCCCCGGTGCTTGGGAAGCAGCGGCAAATAGAGCACAGGATGAAGAATGATAACAAGCTTAACCGCTTTGATATCAGAAACTATGCAGCGGAACTCAAAATCCGCTGCATCCTTGTGGTATTAAAGCGAAATGTAAAGGGGGATA
Coding sequences within it:
- a CDS encoding ImmA/IrrE family metallo-endopeptidase, which produces MTQRKKPKSMVSVKIKAAKIHQLISCGVKSMEFILRKVERLIQKHKTRNPFEIADCLNINVLYRPLGKLKGIYIYTRRSRYICINNKLDSPAKRLVCAHEIGHDRFHRYLAIMNPQAQELISYDMSSKPEREANIFAAKVLLPDDEVIKLINDAEMNFFRAARELYVPPELMDFKFQILKNRGYRLEAPLNSTGDFLKK
- a CDS encoding helix-turn-helix domain-containing protein, producing MQFGEKIRLLRKRAGISQKDFAEQLGITRRALVYYENGERFPREAELIDKIADFFNVSSDFLTDDSESITMTKEEIFLEKAKAEDKLRGKAKQKNSLKLQNVYLPAENYQMKIKMRFLRY
- a CDS encoding RNA polymerase sigma factor, with amino-acid sequence MKEYKIRVKSEIVTVSKEIYTAYYKMRRRERYIEEISIKNNLSYDQLVELDYPIEQKMCDPQLLVEDVIIEKIMLEKLMLALEELTEHERLIINELFFNGKSERELADIMMLPRTTLQSRKNSVISKLKKIMKK